One genomic region from Rosa rugosa chromosome 1, drRosRugo1.1, whole genome shotgun sequence encodes:
- the LOC133725652 gene encoding formin-like protein 18, which yields MATPADLGLFFLSSFLLIAKQIDSFDPQNQQNRPKLHRNSSLFALPQATAEQIDSFDPQNQQNRPKRPQLFALRHPPSHRSSTAALRSSPSPKPPQNRSIHSIPKTSKTDPSHCSSSPSPKPPQLHRSSSLFVLPQATAALRPSPSPKPPQLHRSSSLSALPQATAAPPRLCLRLPLLRAFASKRRRYDAGDCCWWCCPYRFGEAWWSGPGRFPLVLLLLGFLFLFGRLRLRFLFFRYETIPIDDNAQI from the exons aTGGCCACCCCA GCGGATttaggccttttttttttaagctctTTTCTTTTGATCGCAAAACAGATCGATtcattcgatccccaaaaccagcAAAACAGACCCAAGCTCCACCGCAACTCTTCGCTCTTCGCCCTCCCCCAAGCCACAGCAGAACAGATCGATtcattcgatccccaaaaccagcAAAACAGACCCAAGCGACCGCAGCTCTTCGCTCTTCGCCATCCTCCAAGCCATCGCAGCTCCACCGCAGCTCTTCGCTCTTCGCCCTCCCCCAAGCCACCGCAGAACAGATCGATtcattcgatccccaaaaccagcAAAACAGACCCAAGCCACTGCAGCTCTTCGCCCTCCcccaagccaccgcagctcCACCGCAGCTCTTCGCTCTTCGTCCTCCcccaagccaccgcagctcTTCGGCCTTCGCCTTCCCCCAAGCCACCACAGCTCCACCGCAGCTCTTCGCTCTCCGCCCTCCcccaagccaccgcagctcCACCGCGTCTCTGCCTCAGACTCCCTCTGCTCCGTGCCTTTGCCTCGAAACG GAGGCGATATGATGCCGGGGATTGCTGTTGGTGGTGCTGTCCTTATAGGTTTGGTGAAGCATGGTGGTCTGGGCCTGGGCGTTTTCCGCTGGTTTTACTGCTTTTGGGGTTCCTTTTCTTGTTTGGACGGTTGCGTTTGCGGTTCCTTTTCTTTCGCTATGA GACGATTCCTATTGATGATAATGCCCAAATTTGA